TTCGGCCAAGGGGCCCGACAGCGGTCGGGCCTCGAACATCAAAGGCCGAGGCGCTTGCGCCGGGTCATGGACAAAGCTGAAGGGCAAGCGGTGTACCCCCGCCCATCCGCGGCCCAGGGCCTGATAATGGGCGAAGGCCTGCAGCGACCGGCGGCGGCGCAGGCCCTCGCCGCAGAACGGCGTGACCAGCCCGGCCGACAGCGCGCTGGCAGCGCCTGGCCGACCATCGTCCACCAGCACGATGGAAAGCCCCGGCAGGCATCGGCGCGCCTCGGCCACCACGCTCGCGCCGACGATGCCGGCCCCCAGCACCAACAAGTCAGTGGCCATGGGCATCCCACCAGACCGTGCTGATCACCAGGGGCTCATGGCGATCATTGTGGATCTGATGCTGGTGATGGGACTCGAACACCAGCACATCGCCCTGCGCCACCCGCAGCGTGCTGCCCTGATAATGCAGCACCCCACCACCGCAGGCGATCATCCAGCACTCACGCACGGCATGAATATCGGGGCGCGACGTACACTGTGGAGCGACCGTGAACAAGCCACCGCGAAACGGTGTGGCACCTTCGCCAAGGCTGGCGAAATCGGCCTGGCGCAGCACCACCCCTGGCACATGGCTTTCGGCGGCCATTGGCCGGACCTTCGGATTGCCTGCCTTCATGCTC
The window above is part of the Pseudomonas muyukensis genome. Proteins encoded here:
- a CDS encoding cupin domain-containing protein — translated: MAAESHVPGVVLRQADFASLGEGATPFRGGLFTVAPQCTSRPDIHAVRECWMIACGGGVLHYQGSTLRVAQGDVLVFESHHQHQIHNDRHEPLVISTVWWDAHGH